One genomic segment of Clavelina lepadiformis chromosome 3, kaClaLepa1.1, whole genome shotgun sequence includes these proteins:
- the LOC143450868 gene encoding hippocalcin-like protein 4 isoform X1, which translates to MGHHKSKLSPEELTAIVNSTEFTEAEIRQWYKSFLKDCPSGILSKKEFKRYCSGFFSSGDPTDYAERAFRSFDTNQNGTIDFREFMCALSVTARGTFDQKLKWAFRMYDRDNDGHVTKSEMEEMIKAIYKLIGDRRIQEVLPNRLTAQQRADQIFSKMDKDGDENITLEEFKIAVSQDPSLVLLFQDEKETPSNEEPKIKEESGAM; encoded by the exons ATGGGACATCACAAGTCAAAACTGAGTCCGGAAGAACTCACCGCAATAGTAAACAGCACAGAGTTTACGGAAGCGGAAATACGTCAGTGGTACAAGTCTTTCCTCAAAGACTGTCCTTCCGGAATACTAAGCAAGAAAGAATTTAAACGGTACTGCTCCGGATTTTTCTCTTCTGGCGATCCAACGGATTACGCCGAAAGAGCTTTCAG aAGCTTCGACACAAACCAAAATGGTACCATCGATTTTCGTGAATTCATGTGTGCACTATCTGTTACCGCTCGAGGAACTTTCGACCAGAAGTTAAAGTGGGCTTTTCGAATGTATGACAGGGATAATGACGGCCACGTAACCAAAAGCGAAATGGAAGAAATGATAAAG GCGATTTATAAACTAATTGGGGATAGACGTATCCAGGAAGTCTTGCCTAATCGCTTGACAGCTCAACAAAGAGCAGATCAGATCTTCTCAAAAATGGACAAAGATGGAGACGAGAACATCACGCTGGAGGAGTTTAAGATTGCCGTCAGCCAGGATCCGAGCCTAGTTTTGCTCTTCCAGGATGAAAAGGAAACTCCCAGCAATGAGGAACCGAAAATCAAAGAAGAATCAGGAGCAATGTGA
- the LOC143450868 gene encoding hippocalcin-like protein 4 isoform X2, producing MGHHKSKLSPEELTAIVNSTEFTEAEIRQWYKSFLKDCPSGILSKKEFKRSFDTNQNGTIDFREFMCALSVTARGTFDQKLKWAFRMYDRDNDGHVTKSEMEEMIKAIYKLIGDRRIQEVLPNRLTAQQRADQIFSKMDKDGDENITLEEFKIAVSQDPSLVLLFQDEKETPSNEEPKIKEESGAM from the exons ATGGGACATCACAAGTCAAAACTGAGTCCGGAAGAACTCACCGCAATAGTAAACAGCACAGAGTTTACGGAAGCGGAAATACGTCAGTGGTACAAGTCTTTCCTCAAAGACTGTCCTTCCGGAATACTAAGCAAGAAAGAATTTAAACG aAGCTTCGACACAAACCAAAATGGTACCATCGATTTTCGTGAATTCATGTGTGCACTATCTGTTACCGCTCGAGGAACTTTCGACCAGAAGTTAAAGTGGGCTTTTCGAATGTATGACAGGGATAATGACGGCCACGTAACCAAAAGCGAAATGGAAGAAATGATAAAG GCGATTTATAAACTAATTGGGGATAGACGTATCCAGGAAGTCTTGCCTAATCGCTTGACAGCTCAACAAAGAGCAGATCAGATCTTCTCAAAAATGGACAAAGATGGAGACGAGAACATCACGCTGGAGGAGTTTAAGATTGCCGTCAGCCAGGATCCGAGCCTAGTTTTGCTCTTCCAGGATGAAAAGGAAACTCCCAGCAATGAGGAACCGAAAATCAAAGAAGAATCAGGAGCAATGTGA